A single Elaeis guineensis isolate ETL-2024a chromosome 15, EG11, whole genome shotgun sequence DNA region contains:
- the LOC140854111 gene encoding uncharacterized protein, translated as MELRRRGVKDLPSAMAAADGLVDFRISQPVEGTEGTSKPKSKGREPAAQKKSKGRENGQSVGKASAQEKGKISTFSGCFICSGPHRAKDCSKKERLNAVVEEGGRGDEASPSRVNPLQLVNAMRAERSIPSGLMYMKVRLGGKEMLAMADTGATHNFMTERTAHELGLKVTKSSSKIKAVNSVARDVAGIAAGVQVSLGSWTGVLSFTIVTLDDFDIILGIEFFVQAKAALLPHLGGFMLLHEEYPCFISSVANPPARNGGTSGAMLSALQVKHGLRRGEAAFLVSLVERKEGVMAEVPNEVADPLQKYADLMPAELPKELPPRRTTDHKIKLVPGVKAPAQAPYCMSPLELGDLRKQFTELLDAGMIQPSKAPYGAPVLFQRRKDS; from the coding sequence ATGGAACTCCGGAGGCGAGGCGTGAAAGACTTGCCCTCGGCCATGGCTGCAGCGGATGGCTTAGTTGATTTTCGCATCAGTCAGCCTGTAGAGGGTACGGAAGGGACTAGCAAGCCCAAGTCCAAAGGCAGGGAGCCAGCTGCCCAAAAGAAATCCAAAGGTCGAGAGAATGGCCAAAGCGTTGGCAAGGCTAGCGCACAAGAGAAAGGTAAAATCAGTACTTTCTCTGGTTGTTTCATATGTAGTGGACCGCACAGGGCAAAGGACTGCTCGAAGAAGGAAAGACTCAATGCTGTGGTAGAGGAGGGTGGCCGAGGTGATGAAGCCAGCCCCTCGCGCGTCAATCCACTCCAACTCGTCAATGCCATGCGAGCGGAGAGGAGCATACCATCCGGCCTGATGTACATGAAGGTCAGGTTGGGCGGAAAGGAGATGTTGGCCATGGCGGACACAGGCGCAACACACAACTTCATGACCGAGCGGACTGCGCATGAGCTCGGGCTGAAGGTGACCAAGAGCAGCAGCAAGATCAAAGCTGTGAACTCTGTGGCTCGTGATGTTGCTGGGATAGCTGCTGGTGTCCAAGTATCCCTTGGGTCTTGGACTGGTGTCCTCAGTTTCACTATTGTTACATtggatgattttgatatcatcctGGGTATTGAGTTCTTTGTGCAAGCAAAGGCAGCTTTGCTGCCTCATCTGGGTGGGTTCATGTTGCTACACGAAGAATACCCTTGCTTCATCTCGAGTGTGGCTAACCCTCCAGCAAGGAATGGAGGAACATCTGGTGCGATGTTGTCAGCCTTGCAGGTAAAGCATGGGCTGAGACGAGGTGAAGCTGCCTTCCTGGTATCCTTGGTGGAAAGGAAGGAAGGAGTCATGGCGGAAGTTCCCAATGAAGTGGCTGACCCACTGCAGAAGTATGCAGACCTCATGCCAGCCGAACTGCCAAAGGAACTTCCACCAAGGAGAACAACTGACCACAAGATTAAGTTGGTGCCGGGGGTAAAAGCACCAGCCCAAGCGCCCTATTGCATGAGTCCCTTGGAGCTGGGAGATCTGCGCAAGCAATTCACTGAGCTGTTGGATGCCGGCATGATCCAGCCTTCCAAAGCACCTTATGGAGCCCCGGTGCTGTTTCAAAGGAGGAAGGACAGCTAG